One Equus quagga isolate Etosha38 chromosome 5, UCLA_HA_Equagga_1.0, whole genome shotgun sequence genomic window carries:
- the LOC124240077 gene encoding chymotrypsin-like elastase family member 2A, producing MIRALLLSALVAGALSCGVPTYLPQLPRVVGGENVRPNSWPWQVSLQYSSSGQWRHTCGGSLVANNWVLTAAHCISSSRTYRVVLGRHSLSTSESGSLAVAVSKLVVHEQWNSNQLSKGNDIALLKLANRVSLTDKIQLGCLPPAGSILPNNYVCYVTGWGRLQTNGALPDILQQGKLLVVGYATCSSSSWWGSTVKTNMICAGGDGVISSCNGDSGGPLNCQADNGQWQVHGIVSFGSSLGCNYYHKPSVFTRVSNYIDWINNVIANN from the exons ATGATCAGGGCACTTCTGCTGTCTGCATTGGTGGCTGGAG CTCTCAGTTGTGGGGTCCCCACTTACCTGCCCCAGCTGCCCAGGGTGGTTGGAGGTGAAAATGTGAGGCCCAACAGCTGGCCCTGGCAG GTCTCCCTGCAGTACAGCAGCAGTGGCCAGTGGCGCCACACCTGCGGAGGATCCCTGGTGGCCAACAACTGGGTCCTGACAGCTGCCCACTGCATCAG ctcctccaggacaTACCGCGTGGTGCTGGGCCGGCACAGCCTCTCCACCAGTGAGTCCGGCTCCCTGGCTGTCGCAGTCTCCAAGCTCGTGGTGCATGAGCAATGGAACTCCAACCAACTCTCCAAAGG GAATGACATTGCTTTGCTCAAACTGGCCAACCGTGTCTCCCTGACCGATAAGATCCAGCTGGGCTGCCTCCCGCCGGCTGGCAGCATTCTACCCAACAACTACGTCTGCTATGTCACGGGCTGGGGAAGGCTGCAGA CCAACGGGGCTCTTCCTGACATCCTGCAGCAGGGCAAGCTGCTGGTTGTGGGCTACGCCACgtgctccagctccagctggtGGGGCAGCACCGTGAAGACCAATATGATCTGTGCTGGGGGCGATGGCGTAATCTCCAGCTGCAAT GGGGACTCCGGCGGGCCACTGAACTGCCAGGCAGATAACGGCCAATGGCAAGTGCACGGCATCGTCAGCTTCGGGTCCTCCCTCGGCTGCAACTACTACCACAAGCCCTCTGTCTTCACCCGGGTCTCCAACTACATTGACTGGATCAATAAC GTGATTGCAAATAACTAA